From a region of the Triticum aestivum cultivar Chinese Spring chromosome 7D, IWGSC CS RefSeq v2.1, whole genome shotgun sequence genome:
- the LOC123169693 gene encoding extensin: MAAKLEQSSPARQPKPTMSPSLPPKLSMFGAKAGFVIPKNKIPGSMIIRKVEAPTVPKEENPKPLKRNTKWGPDLTSDPAVRKAKALAYQTRVEQITKELTSGALVIGGNEGSLITVKGSSSDGVDNPKENEGKIKLLELEKREIIGEILQLNPAYKAPDDYKPLLKETKIPLPTEAHPGQNIIGILIGPERNTQKRLQEETGAKIRVYGTKKGSGEKAEVRQPDIHEAQAAYEDIYIHVSADSYDKVDAAVALIEMLLTPVSVNSTDTPETAIVSSAVTSSGVNPADMQQGQSTTSQPGLFQYQSHSAHWLSISQTSAPAIPSSGPTPSSLSNNSLQLQPPVGSFSMPPYTGQPPHMNFMPRNTPPFPGFQPSMPNNQQPSQQFQANPSIGPPFGQPPGNAYNPQPLTSSAAPLPVRPLQTPHASGGWPTFSPAMAQSQRPSQGAPSFMPMRPPISVSPVPSGPSQSNMSTSYGTQNPPRANFTPSATLHSRPPGGPQSFPSVSSHGPMSVQVLSSPVGAPPQQTYPPLMQMRPPMSTPPQMRGTLSPFPQAGPTPGNAQVAPSSRPPAGMHGLSFSSSANTGYNQTSIAAFRPPRPATGDFTFRPHAPPSADHPASAGQMGAQANSPFGLPQAPQFRPANHSPISPVQGFQRPPDGSHMGQARMHAPPPHFHGTFPGNPPAHESPNGFRPFPPANPSNRMPFHFLPPQQNPFPNANRQGGPNPIYDPFAPTSVSGGSKEGGG, from the exons ATGGCCGCGAAACTTGAACAATCTTCTCCTGCCCGACAACCAAAGCCTACCATGTCACCATCTTTACCTCCCAAGCTGTCAATGTTCGGGGCAAAAGCTGGATTCGTCATACCAAAAAATAAGATACCAGGCTCAATGATTATCCGCAAGGTTGAAGCACCAACTGTCCCCAAGGAAGAGAACCCTAAACCTCTCAAAAGAAACACAAAGTGGGGGCCTGATCTTACCTCCGATCCTGCCGTCAGGAAAGCCAAAGCTCTTGCTTACCAG ACTAGAGTGGAGCAGATTACAAAGGAGCTGACATCTGGAGCTCTAGTGATAGGAGGAAACGAAGGCTCATTGATTACGGTGAAGGGTTCAAGTTCTGATGGTGTTGACAATCCAAAAGAGAATGAG GGGAAGATTAAACTCTTGGAGCTTGAAAAACGAGAAATTATTG GAGAAATACTCCAACTAAATCCAGCATACAAGGCTCCTGATGATTACAAGCCATTACTTAAGGAGACAAAAATCCCTCTGCCT ACAGAAGCACATCCAGGACAAAACATCATTGGAATTCTTATAGGACCTGAGAGAAATACCCAGAAGCGACTACAGGAG GAAACTGGAGCTAAAATACGAGTTTACGGGACTAAGAAAGGCAGTGGTGAAAAG GCTGAGGTTCGCCAGCCAGATATACATGAAGCGCAAGCTGCTTATGAGGACATATACATACATGTGTCAGCTGACTCTTATGACAAAGTTGATGCTGCAGTTGCATTGATTGAGATGCTTCTTACTCCTGTCTCA GTAAATTCAACAGATACTCCAGAAACTGCTATTGTTTCTTCGGCAGTTACCTCTAGTGGTGTAAACCCAGCTGATATGCAACAGGGGCAGAGCACCACTTCTCAGCCTGGCTTATTTCAGTACCAATCACATAGTGCTCATTGGCTTTCCATTTCTCAAACCAGTGCTCCAGCAATTCCTTCCTCAGGGCCTACACCGAGCTCATTATCCAACAATTCTTTGCAGCTGCAACCTCCTGTTGGTTCTTTCAGCATGCCACCATATACAGGACAACCTCCTCACATGAATTTTATGCCAAGAAACACACCACCTTTTCCTGGATTTCAGCCATCAATGCCGAACAATCAACAACCTTCACAGCAGTTCCAAGCCAACCCCTCCATTGGACCACCTTTTGGCCAACCACCTGGAAATGCTTACAACCCACAACCATTGACATCTTCCGCAGCGCCACTGCCTGTTAGACCCCTTCAAACACCCCATGCGTCTGGAGGATGGCCAACTTTCTCCCCTGCTATGGCACAATCCCAGAGACCTTCACAAGGTGCACCAAGTTTTATGCCAATGAGACCTCCTATTTCTGTCTCGCCAGTTCCATCGGGACCTTCTCAGTCAAATATGTCCACCAGCTATGGAACTCAGAATCCGCCAAGAGCAAACTTCACTCCGTCAGCAACATTACATTCCAGGCCTCCTGGTGGCCCCCAGTCTTTTCCTTCAGTTTCATCTCATGGTCCTATGTCGGTGCAAGTACTATCATCTCCTGTTGGGGCGCCACCGCAGCAAACTTACCCGCCATTGATGCAAATGCGTCCTCCCATGTCAACACCTCCTCAAATGAGAGGCACACTTTCACCTTTCCCTCAAGCTGGACCAACACCTGGCAATGCACAAGTGGCACCTTCATCGCGCCCGCCTGCTGGTATGCACGGATTGTCTTTCTCAAGTTCAGCAAACACAGGCTACAATCAGACATCTATAGCTGCTTTCAGACCTCCACGTCCAGCCACAGGCGATTTTACCTTTAGGCCTCACGCGCCACCTTCGGCGGACCATCCAGCTTCAGCGGGCCAAATGGGAGCTCAGGCTAACTCTCCGTTTGGTTTACCTCAAGCACCGCAGTTCCGTCCTGCCAACCATAGCCCCATTTCCCCAGTTCAAGGTTTCCAAAGGCCTCCAGATGGAAGTCATATGGGTCAGGCTCGGATGCATGCTCCACCTCCACACTTCCACGGGACCTTCCCTGGGAATCCACCTGCTCATGAATCACCTAACGGGTTTCGACCATTTCCTCCAGCAAATCCATCAAACAGAATGCCGTTTCATTTCTTGCCACCACAGCAGAATCCATTTCCAAATGCAAACAGGCAAGGTGGCCCAAATCCGATATACGATCCTTTCGCGCCAACATCCGTGTCAGGGGGGAGCAAAGAAGGCGGCGGCTGA
- the LOC123169694 gene encoding uncharacterized protein isoform X2 encodes MFEEMAADSSMGMGMGFHQGASSLHHHHHNMLSFQSNPDSAPAPAPAPPAPPVFLPSPNAPVLQGAPPKYKFVTGSPSDWTPYELSIFQEGLARYAREPTIMKYIKIAAMLPTKTIRDVALRCRWTAGKESRRRKPDEFYAGKRIRDLKEKMIVSTSLANFQMAPPNNLVPFSMSMHHPGQNSLAANEDNATQHLLEENNQLLNQISANIETFKLGENMDLFVRTNNNIRTILKRMGETPGVMGQMRPLPEPVNEGQLNSLLQLDRVVASYGDILHNTCMKDEA; translated from the exons ATGTTCGAGGAGATGGCCGCCGATTCCAGCATGGGCATGGGGATGGGCTTCCACCAGGGGGCCTCCTCcttgcaccaccaccaccataacatGCTCTCCTTCCAATCCAATCCCGATTCCgctcccgcccccgcccccgcgccccctGCCCCTCCCGTCTTCCTCCCCTCCCCCAACGCTCCCGTGCTCCAGGGGGCGCCGcccaagtacaagttcgtcaccggCTCACCCTCCGACTGGACCCCCTATGAGCTCTCCATATTCCAGGAGGGCCTCGCCAG GTATGCTCGTGAGCCCACCATTATGAAATACATCAAGATTGCTGCTATGCTGCCCACTAAGACCATCAGGGACGTCGCGTTGAGATGCCGGTGGACTGCT GGAAAGGAGAGTAGGAGGAGGAAACCTGATGAATTCTATGCTGGGAAAAGGATAAGGGACTTGAAG GAGAAAATGATTGTTTCTACCTCACTAGCTAACTTTCAGATGGCACCTCCAAATAATTTAGTCCCCTTCTCGATGTCGATGCATCATCCAGGTCAGAATAGCCTGGCTGCAAATGAAG ATAATGCAACTCAGCATCTTCTGGAGGAAAATAACCAGTTACTCAATCAGATCTCTGCAAATATTGAAACTTTCAAG CTGGGGGAGAACATGGATCTCTTTGTACGTACGAATAACAATATTCGAACAATTTTGAAAAG AATGGGTGAGACGCCTGGTGTCATGGGTCAGATGCGTCCCTTGCCAGAACCTGTAAATGAAGGCCAACTAAATTCACTTCTTCAACTGGATAGAGTG GTTGCCTCTTATGGCGATATACTACATAACACTTGTATGAAGGATGAAGCATGA
- the LOC123169694 gene encoding uncharacterized protein isoform X1, producing MFEEMAADSSMGMGMGFHQGASSLHHHHHNMLSFQSNPDSAPAPAPAPPAPPVFLPSPNAPVLQGAPPKYKFVTGSPSDWTPYELSIFQEGLARYAREPTIMKYIKIAAMLPTKTIRDVALRCRWTAGKESRRRKPDEFYAGKRIRDLKEKMIVSTSLANFQMAPPNNLVPFSMSMHHPGQNSLAANEVLVLDNATQHLLEENNQLLNQISANIETFKLGENMDLFVRTNNNIRTILKRMGETPGVMGQMRPLPEPVNEGQLNSLLQLDRVVASYGDILHNTCMKDEA from the exons ATGTTCGAGGAGATGGCCGCCGATTCCAGCATGGGCATGGGGATGGGCTTCCACCAGGGGGCCTCCTCcttgcaccaccaccaccataacatGCTCTCCTTCCAATCCAATCCCGATTCCgctcccgcccccgcccccgcgccccctGCCCCTCCCGTCTTCCTCCCCTCCCCCAACGCTCCCGTGCTCCAGGGGGCGCCGcccaagtacaagttcgtcaccggCTCACCCTCCGACTGGACCCCCTATGAGCTCTCCATATTCCAGGAGGGCCTCGCCAG GTATGCTCGTGAGCCCACCATTATGAAATACATCAAGATTGCTGCTATGCTGCCCACTAAGACCATCAGGGACGTCGCGTTGAGATGCCGGTGGACTGCT GGAAAGGAGAGTAGGAGGAGGAAACCTGATGAATTCTATGCTGGGAAAAGGATAAGGGACTTGAAG GAGAAAATGATTGTTTCTACCTCACTAGCTAACTTTCAGATGGCACCTCCAAATAATTTAGTCCCCTTCTCGATGTCGATGCATCATCCAGGTCAGAATAGCCTGGCTGCAAATGAAG TCCTCGTTTTAGATAATGCAACTCAGCATCTTCTGGAGGAAAATAACCAGTTACTCAATCAGATCTCTGCAAATATTGAAACTTTCAAG CTGGGGGAGAACATGGATCTCTTTGTACGTACGAATAACAATATTCGAACAATTTTGAAAAG AATGGGTGAGACGCCTGGTGTCATGGGTCAGATGCGTCCCTTGCCAGAACCTGTAAATGAAGGCCAACTAAATTCACTTCTTCAACTGGATAGAGTG GTTGCCTCTTATGGCGATATACTACATAACACTTGTATGAAGGATGAAGCATGA